One part of the Desulfovibrio sp. genome encodes these proteins:
- a CDS encoding UvrD-helicase domain-containing protein has product MKHLRQVKASAGSGKTYELTRCFLQRLVESGPPASASASSACVLSPGGAGGWGDILAITFTNAAAAEMRDRVIRQLKSTALGQTAEGLPFSPEQAARWVDVIMRDMGALNIRTIDSLLHLIVRAAALELDLHPDFQPVFATEEVLTPYLDALLEQAWQGNEVMRALLRDVYRALAWRENSTGFLAGEKLLNQLRGLLDDVLLGRFDDVSPADVLHKRLSEVESLAVIHASNFHRVALAEGLSFNKNALAAVEAIAAKQCKASAFLSKASASELFLKKPVVSDEVQKAYEAFARAACVLVDTAPMLRQALGHAPVLLLARMLVEAFSSNQQQEGSLPGLLIPHKARLVLENENGVPEALCRMGSRLTHFLVDEFQDTSREQWFALRPLLEEALSRGGSLTWVGDVKQSIYGWRGGEPELFDGVFDDEGLTALAPDSGRDNLPFNWRSRREIVQHNNAIFGPLAKQDVALQVMTALLPSSTPPDICTEAARGLVRAFEGTEQQCPQRALEGGLVHVETVHSLDADALNEDVLERLCALLHEDIRPGHPWADVLILVRSNDKATLVADRLIREDIPVITENSLRLANHPLVVQTVAMLSFLDNPEDDIAFMSLVCGSIIREHPEAAELARQDIAGWCASSGRGPVFQRFKNRWPQLWQRLFAPFHSQSGLMTPYDMILEWYARMDVARRYPEAETFLRRFMEVLHSAEEKGLATLPTFLEHWRAKSGEEKVPMPENMDAVRVMTIHKSKGLEAPVVVVPWTDLRARMGSSTVLVEREGLRMVVSNRKSLGTPYHEEMARQCRENVHLLYVAFTRARDSLYVLRTSTRGGRGSTTDALDLLMAEAGYTAPYAVGDVRETHDGAPEPQVAAAAAAELSANPKAAKGQAENVAEVAAEQMTDHLTGQTGDAFEADWRPMQWLPRLKIFRNPLAGFSFKAEDRGSFLHLCLEHLHITGNPQGDAQAALNFGLGHFSLPVPDEGPLRQNAAAALEWFASQPQAARWLQTGWPEHSLMDAEGQLLRVDLLVHEPWGPLVLDYKSGQPEADHVEQLQTYLACLEASGSCAPGSARGLLVYLDLRRFQLVEAQHVSPLAERCGDLLPAQEKQA; this is encoded by the coding sequence ATGAAGCACCTCAGACAGGTAAAGGCCTCTGCCGGTTCCGGCAAGACCTATGAACTGACGCGCTGTTTTCTGCAAAGACTGGTTGAGAGCGGGCCGCCTGCAAGTGCGTCCGCTTCCTCGGCCTGTGTGCTTTCGCCGGGCGGTGCTGGCGGCTGGGGCGATATCCTTGCCATTACCTTTACCAATGCCGCTGCGGCCGAAATGCGCGACCGCGTCATTCGGCAGCTCAAAAGCACGGCACTAGGCCAGACCGCCGAGGGGCTGCCCTTTTCGCCCGAGCAAGCCGCACGCTGGGTAGACGTGATCATGCGCGACATGGGCGCGCTCAACATACGCACCATCGACAGCCTGCTGCACCTCATCGTGCGGGCCGCAGCGCTGGAGCTCGATCTGCACCCCGACTTTCAGCCTGTTTTTGCCACAGAAGAAGTGCTTACCCCCTACCTTGATGCTCTGCTTGAACAGGCATGGCAGGGTAACGAGGTCATGCGCGCGCTGCTGCGCGACGTATACCGGGCCCTTGCATGGCGCGAAAACAGCACCGGTTTTCTGGCGGGCGAAAAGCTGCTCAACCAGCTGCGCGGCCTGCTCGACGACGTACTGCTTGGGCGTTTTGACGATGTTTCGCCTGCTGATGTCCTGCACAAGAGGTTGAGCGAGGTGGAAAGCCTGGCCGTAATCCACGCCAGCAATTTTCACCGTGTTGCTCTGGCCGAAGGACTAAGCTTCAACAAAAACGCTCTTGCCGCTGTGGAGGCCATTGCCGCCAAACAGTGCAAGGCCTCGGCGTTTTTGAGCAAGGCCAGCGCCTCTGAACTGTTTTTGAAAAAGCCCGTTGTCAGCGACGAGGTGCAAAAAGCCTACGAGGCCTTTGCCCGAGCCGCCTGTGTGCTGGTAGATACCGCCCCCATGCTGCGTCAGGCGCTGGGCCATGCCCCTGTGCTGTTGCTGGCCCGCATGCTGGTTGAGGCATTCAGCTCAAACCAGCAGCAGGAGGGCAGCCTGCCCGGTCTGCTTATTCCGCACAAGGCGCGGCTGGTGCTTGAAAACGAAAACGGCGTGCCAGAGGCCCTGTGCCGCATGGGCTCGCGCCTCACGCACTTTCTGGTGGATGAATTTCAGGATACCAGTCGCGAACAGTGGTTTGCCCTGCGTCCCCTGCTGGAAGAAGCCCTTTCGCGCGGTGGGTCGCTCACCTGGGTGGGCGACGTAAAGCAGTCCATTTACGGTTGGCGCGGTGGCGAGCCGGAGCTTTTCGACGGCGTGTTTGACGACGAGGGCCTCACCGCCCTTGCACCAGACAGCGGGCGCGACAACCTGCCCTTTAACTGGCGCAGCCGCCGCGAAATTGTGCAGCACAACAACGCCATTTTTGGCCCGCTGGCAAAGCAGGATGTTGCCTTGCAGGTCATGACCGCCCTGCTGCCTTCGTCTACACCGCCAGATATCTGCACAGAGGCAGCCAGGGGGCTGGTGCGGGCCTTTGAGGGTACAGAACAGCAGTGCCCGCAGCGCGCCCTTGAAGGTGGGCTGGTGCACGTGGAAACTGTGCACTCGCTGGATGCGGACGCCCTGAACGAAGACGTGCTTGAACGCCTGTGCGCCCTGCTGCACGAGGATATCCGCCCCGGCCACCCCTGGGCCGATGTGCTCATACTTGTGCGCAGCAACGACAAGGCCACCCTTGTGGCCGACCGGCTCATACGCGAAGACATCCCCGTTATTACAGAAAACAGCCTGCGGCTGGCCAATCATCCTCTTGTGGTGCAAACCGTTGCTATGCTGTCGTTCCTTGATAATCCGGAAGACGACATTGCCTTCATGAGTCTTGTGTGCGGCAGCATCATTCGCGAGCACCCTGAGGCGGCGGAGTTGGCCCGGCAGGACATTGCAGGCTGGTGCGCCTCATCCGGGCGCGGGCCGGTATTCCAGCGATTCAAAAACCGCTGGCCGCAGCTCTGGCAGCGCCTGTTTGCGCCCTTCCACAGTCAGTCTGGTCTCATGACGCCCTACGACATGATTCTCGAATGGTACGCCCGCATGGATGTGGCGCGGCGCTACCCCGAGGCGGAGACTTTTTTGCGGCGTTTTATGGAAGTGCTGCACAGCGCGGAAGAAAAAGGCCTTGCCACCCTGCCTACCTTTCTTGAGCACTGGCGCGCCAAAAGCGGCGAAGAAAAGGTACCCATGCCCGAAAACATGGACGCCGTGCGCGTTATGACCATCCACAAATCCAAGGGGCTTGAGGCCCCGGTGGTTGTGGTTCCGTGGACAGACCTGCGCGCCCGCATGGGCAGCTCAACCGTGCTGGTAGAGCGCGAGGGTCTTCGCATGGTTGTGAGCAACAGAAAAAGCCTTGGTACGCCCTATCACGAAGAAATGGCCCGCCAGTGCCGCGAAAATGTCCACTTGCTCTATGTGGCCTTTACCCGCGCGCGTGACTCCCTGTACGTGCTGCGCACGAGCACCAGGGGTGGGCGTGGTTCCACCACTGATGCGCTTGATCTGCTGATGGCCGAGGCCGGGTATACGGCCCCTTACGCAGTGGGTGATGTGCGTGAAACGCACGATGGCGCGCCAGAACCGCAAGTAGCCGCAGCTGCGGCTGCAGAACTGTCAGCGAACCCGAAGGCTGCAAAAGGCCAGGCAGAAAATGTGGCAGAAGTTGCGGCAGAACAGATGACCGATCATCTGACAGGGCAGACCGGCGACGCATTTGAAGCCGACTGGCGGCCCATGCAGTGGCTGCCGCGCCTCAAGATCTTTCGTAATCCGCTTGCCGGGTTCAGTTTCAAGGCCGAAGATCGGGGCAGTTTTTTGCATCTGTGTCTTGAGCATCTGCACATAACCGGCAACCCGCAAGGCGATGCGCAGGCTGCTCTGAATTTTGGTCTGGGGCATTTTTCGCTGCCGGTTCCGGACGAGGGCCCCCTGCGCCAGAACGCAGCCGCCGCCCTTGAGTGGTTCGCCTCGCAGCCGCAGGCGGCCCGCTGGCTGCAAACCGGCTGGCCAGAACATTCGCTTATGGATGCCGAGGGTCAGCTTTTACGTGTTGACCTTCTTGTTCACGAACCGTGGGGGCCGCTGGTGCTTGATTACAAAAGCGGCCAGCCTGAAGCAGACCACGTGGAGCAGCTGCAAACCTACCTTGCCTGCCTTGAGGCCAGCGGCAGCTGTGCGCCGGGCAGCGCCCGCGGCCTGCTGGTGTACCTTGATTTACGGCGCTTTCAGCTTGTTGAGGCGCAGCATGTTTCGCCCCTTGCCGAACGCTGCGGCGACCTATTGCCCGCGCAGGAGAAGCAAGCATGA